The following are encoded in a window of Thermoanaerobacter ethanolicus JW 200 genomic DNA:
- a CDS encoding D-alanine--D-alanine ligase family protein encodes MKIGVLWRKFRNVEFQRKLTPDKVYDDAYDEAYHHYMAIKEAGFDSVLIEWKEDPLETYETIKKEKVDLIFNASSMKEVAFLEVFNIPYVGSGLDVVATDKRMRKDIVASHGLPTPKYVIAQNPQEIPSVDHLKFPLFAKPISGRGSAGIDEENIIYDKDKLPQVVSKITDKIGQAALIEEFIEGKEVTVGIIGYKHPQVLPLLEVGYNNVKTNTYEHKMFDNEIIKCPMEVSKEVEEKIKETALNIYKVLNAKDFARIDMILSKDNVPYFLELNTFAGLTMSSSKGEKHVHHGYMGYMAKAAGLTRGEFIRKIIESAIERYKLK; translated from the coding sequence ATGAAAATTGGTGTGCTTTGGAGGAAATTCAGGAATGTCGAATTTCAGAGGAAATTGACACCAGACAAAGTATATGACGATGCCTATGATGAAGCATACCATCATTATATGGCCATAAAAGAAGCTGGATTTGATTCAGTCCTCATAGAATGGAAGGAAGATCCATTAGAAACTTATGAAACTATAAAAAAAGAAAAGGTGGATTTAATTTTTAATGCCTCAAGTATGAAAGAAGTAGCATTTTTAGAAGTATTCAACATACCATATGTTGGATCTGGATTGGACGTAGTAGCAACTGATAAGAGAATGAGGAAGGACATTGTGGCTTCTCACGGTTTGCCTACGCCTAAATATGTAATTGCACAAAATCCTCAAGAAATTCCTTCTGTAGACCATCTTAAATTTCCTCTATTTGCAAAACCTATAAGTGGAAGAGGAAGTGCAGGTATAGATGAAGAAAATATAATTTATGATAAGGACAAACTTCCACAAGTAGTGAGCAAAATAACCGATAAAATAGGACAAGCAGCTTTAATTGAAGAATTTATTGAAGGAAAAGAAGTGACCGTTGGAATAATTGGATATAAACACCCACAAGTATTGCCTTTATTGGAAGTAGGATATAATAACGTTAAAACTAATACTTATGAACATAAAATGTTTGACAATGAGATAATAAAATGCCCTATGGAAGTATCAAAGGAAGTGGAAGAAAAGATTAAAGAGACGGCTTTAAATATTTATAAGGTTTTAAATGCAAAGGATTTTGCGAGAATTGATATGATTCTAAGCAAAGATAATGTTCCTTATTTCTTAGAATTGAATACATTTGCGGGACTTACAATGTCAAGTAGCAAAGGTGAAAAACATGTTCATCACGGATACATGGGTTATATGGCAAAAGCGGCAGGTTTAACAAGAGGAGAATTTATTAGGAAGATTATAGAAAGTGCTATAGAAAGGTATAAGTTAAAATAA
- a CDS encoding SDR family oxidoreductase, with product MDFNGKVVIVTGGGQGIGRCIARTFAEKGAKVVIADIDDEAGIENEEYIKSKGGDSLFVHTDVSLEEDVKNMVDKTIKAYGKIDILINNAGIGAGGTIYTRPMEEWDRVINVNLRGTYMCSKYVAPHMRDNGGGVIINIASTRAFMSEPHTEPYSASKGGIIALTHSLAISLSYDKIRVNSISPGWIEVSEWKKSREAKKPQLTEEDHLQHPAGRVGKPEDVANACLFLCSEEASFITGANLIVDGGMTVKMIYV from the coding sequence ATGGATTTTAATGGGAAAGTAGTGATAGTGACAGGAGGAGGACAAGGAATAGGGCGGTGTATTGCGCGAACTTTTGCTGAAAAAGGAGCAAAAGTAGTTATAGCTGATATTGACGATGAAGCTGGCATAGAAAATGAAGAATATATAAAATCTAAAGGTGGAGACTCACTTTTTGTACATACAGATGTTTCTTTAGAGGAAGATGTTAAAAACATGGTAGATAAGACGATAAAAGCATACGGCAAGATCGATATTTTGATAAACAATGCAGGTATTGGAGCAGGAGGGACGATTTACACAAGGCCCATGGAGGAATGGGATAGAGTCATAAATGTGAACTTAAGAGGAACATATATGTGTTCAAAATATGTTGCTCCTCACATGAGAGACAATGGCGGAGGAGTCATAATAAATATAGCGTCTACAAGGGCATTTATGTCTGAACCTCATACAGAACCTTATTCTGCTTCAAAAGGTGGTATTATAGCCTTAACCCACTCTCTTGCAATAAGTTTAAGTTATGATAAAATAAGGGTGAATTCTATAAGTCCCGGATGGATAGAAGTATCTGAATGGAAGAAAAGTAGAGAAGCTAAAAAGCCCCAATTGACAGAAGAGGACCATTTGCAGCATCCTGCAGGACGGGTAGGTAAGCCAGAGGACGTAGCAAATGCATGTTTATTTTTATGTTCGGAAGAAGCTTCTTTTATTACAGGAGCGAATCTCATTGTGGATGGCGGAATGACAGTTAAAATGATATATGTTTAA
- a CDS encoding TetR/AcrR family transcriptional regulator: MNKTKEKIFKAAIKTFSKSGFYKTTMEEIAENAGVAKGTLYYHFKSKDDILEFLIDEGIKILKQEAIEEIGKLNNAVEKLRKIIFVQTNFLYRNHDFIIVLLSQIWGHGEVPRKFREKLYTYLELIENIIREGKEQKLIADCDEKIVAAAFFGMISSILALKVVEDSDEKFNPQDITDSVFNFALKGLQLQG, encoded by the coding sequence ATGAATAAGACAAAAGAAAAGATTTTTAAAGCGGCGATAAAGACCTTTTCAAAAAGTGGATTTTACAAAACCACAATGGAAGAAATAGCGGAAAATGCTGGAGTAGCAAAAGGGACCTTGTATTATCATTTTAAAAGCAAAGATGACATATTGGAGTTTTTAATTGATGAAGGTATAAAGATTTTGAAACAAGAGGCAATAGAAGAGATAGGCAAGCTAAATAATGCTGTAGAAAAACTACGGAAAATCATCTTTGTACAGACTAATTTTTTGTACAGAAATCACGACTTTATAATAGTTTTGCTAAGCCAAATATGGGGTCATGGGGAAGTTCCTCGCAAATTCAGGGAGAAATTGTATACTTATCTTGAGCTAATAGAAAATATTATTAGAGAAGGCAAGGAACAAAAACTCATTGCTGATTGCGATGAAAAGATAGTAGCAGCAGCTTTTTTTGGCATGATAAGTTCAATTTTGGCTTTGAAAGTAGTAGAAGATAGTGACGAGAAATTTAATCCACAAGATATAACAGATAGTGTATTTAATTTTGCATTAAAAGGGCTTCAACTTCAAGGATAA
- a CDS encoding IS30 family transposase, whose amino-acid sequence MVHNNDTTKNRSFKHLSSYERGEIYALLKEGRSIRYIAKKLNRSPSTISREIKRGTTTQLRSDLSSYTSYFPETGQAIYEKNRSNCGAKFKVAKAEDFLKYAENKILNEKWSPDAVVGYCKKDPSWNNKTIVCTKTLYNYIDRGLLKVKNIDLPLKLRLKPRKKQNRKNKRIMGKSIDFRPKEVESREVFGHWEIDTLIGKKSNDKVLLTLIERKTRHEIIFLLDAKDNKSVKDALSKLKDMFGDNLNKVFKTITSDNGTEFSDLESALLEYGVEVYYTHPYSSWERATNERHNGLIRRFIPKGKSIKDLSIDTIKRVENWLNNLPRKLLNYKTPKEYFYEELAKIC is encoded by the coding sequence ATGGTTCATAATAATGATACCACAAAAAATCGTTCTTTTAAACACTTAAGTAGCTATGAACGAGGAGAGATCTATGCATTACTCAAAGAAGGAAGAAGTATTCGGTATATTGCTAAAAAACTTAATCGATCTCCAAGCACTATAAGCCGTGAAATTAAACGTGGAACTACTACACAACTTAGAAGTGATTTATCTTCTTATACAAGCTATTTTCCTGAAACCGGTCAAGCTATCTACGAAAAAAATCGTTCAAATTGCGGAGCTAAATTTAAAGTAGCTAAAGCAGAAGATTTCTTGAAATATGCTGAAAATAAAATATTAAATGAAAAATGGTCACCAGATGCAGTTGTAGGCTATTGTAAAAAAGACCCAAGCTGGAATAATAAAACCATTGTTTGTACTAAAACACTGTACAACTATATAGATAGAGGATTATTAAAAGTTAAAAACATTGATTTACCTTTAAAACTACGTTTAAAACCAAGGAAGAAACAAAATCGTAAAAATAAACGTATTATGGGCAAAAGTATTGATTTTAGGCCTAAAGAAGTTGAAAGCCGTGAAGTTTTTGGGCATTGGGAAATAGATACGTTAATTGGCAAGAAATCTAATGACAAGGTCCTTTTAACATTAATAGAGCGTAAGACTCGCCATGAAATAATATTCTTATTAGATGCAAAAGACAATAAATCTGTTAAAGATGCATTATCAAAATTAAAAGATATGTTTGGTGACAATTTAAACAAAGTATTTAAAACAATAACATCTGATAATGGTACAGAGTTTAGTGATTTAGAAAGTGCTCTTTTAGAATATGGCGTAGAAGTATATTATACACATCCATATTCATCTTGGGAAAGAGCTACAAATGAACGACATAACGGTCTTATACGACGTTTCATCCCTAAAGGTAAAAGTATTAAAGATTTATCTATAGATACGATAAAGAGAGTAGAAAACTGGCTTAATAACCTTCCACGAAAATTGTTAAATTACAAAACGCCTAAGGAATACTTTTATGAAGAGCTGGCAAAAATCTGTTAA